From one Aeropyrum camini SY1 = JCM 12091 genomic stretch:
- a CDS encoding phosphotransferase, whose translation MYSKPWYWGCRGIACSDAGGGFTIITGVECDEPLAAIAHRGRVDAESGREVMEALLRGGAGLDVECIHPIVSVEEVSLESAGPRSMSYRLLSRPYGLLLAKVYRRPPPVDREWLLLRTLARYGLPLAPRPLCRASLEGRPYMVIHEYVEGVPAATLFIEAAKQSLKTGVAAVPSEAGSLGVAVAAIHANLASCRESWCKPEEPAEALVERWKRRLASRAAMIEDLASGLPAEEARIIAEAASALRQLYRREWRGLRGGVAMQIHGDLHLYQVLVSRSGRIVVTDFEGEPSRQPAGAMEKEHPERDLAALLRSLDYASVLAAQALEGKTVDAAIEKARGELGGWVEASYRVIEASYIDALSRAGFPGEVARERLAFWLVERASYETVYELKYRTGYHLIPATALLEAVEGGMDWLER comes from the coding sequence GTGTACTCCAAGCCCTGGTACTGGGGTTGCCGCGGCATTGCCTGCAGCGACGCGGGAGGAGGCTTCACCATTATCACCGGTGTGGAGTGCGACGAGCCACTGGCGGCTATAGCGCACCGCGGTAGGGTCGACGCAGAGTCTGGGAGAGAGGTTATGGAGGCCCTCCTTCGGGGGGGCGCGGGCCTTGACGTCGAGTGTATACACCCCATCGTATCTGTCGAGGAGGTCTCGCTGGAGAGCGCTGGCCCGAGGAGCATGTCGTACCGGCTCCTCTCCAGACCCTACGGCCTGCTCCTGGCCAAGGTTTACAGGAGGCCCCCGCCTGTTGACAGGGAGTGGCTTCTCCTCAGAACCCTGGCGCGATACGGCCTACCCCTAGCGCCCCGCCCCCTCTGCAGGGCGTCCCTAGAGGGGAGGCCGTACATGGTTATACACGAGTATGTGGAGGGGGTGCCCGCGGCCACCCTGTTTATCGAAGCCGCTAAGCAGAGCCTTAAAACCGGGGTGGCCGCAGTCCCCTCAGAAGCCGGCTCCCTCGGGGTCGCCGTGGCCGCGATCCACGCCAACCTGGCCTCATGCAGGGAATCTTGGTGCAAACCTGAGGAGCCCGCGGAGGCTCTTGTTGAGAGGTGGAAAAGGAGGCTGGCGTCGAGGGCCGCAATGATAGAGGACCTCGCCAGTGGACTCCCGGCTGAGGAGGCCCGTATCATCGCCGAGGCCGCCTCCGCCCTGCGACAGCTGTATAGGCGTGAGTGGAGGGGACTCAGAGGCGGTGTGGCCATGCAGATCCACGGAGACCTTCACCTATACCAGGTGCTCGTTTCTAGAAGCGGTAGGATAGTGGTTACCGACTTCGAGGGCGAGCCTTCGAGGCAGCCTGCAGGGGCTATGGAGAAGGAGCACCCTGAGAGGGATCTAGCGGCGCTTCTGAGGAGCCTGGACTACGCCAGCGTACTCGCGGCCCAGGCTCTCGAGGGGAAGACTGTGGATGCAGCTATAGAGAAGGCTAGGGGGGAGCTGGGAGGCTGGGTTGAGGCTAGCTACCGGGTTATCGAGGCCAGCTACATAGACGCACTATCCAGGGCTGGGTTCCCCGGTGAAGTAGCAAGGGAGAGGCTTGCCTTCTGGCTGGTGGAGAGGGCGAGCTACGAGACGGTTTATGAGCTGAAGTACAGGACAGGCTATCATCTGATACCCGCCACCGCGCTGCTAGAGGCTGTGGAGGGCGGCATGGATTGGCTGGAGCGATAG
- the hemL gene encoding glutamate-1-semialdehyde 2,1-aminomutase yields MASGEKSRMLFERAKELFPGSVNSPVRAAVKPYPFYVERGEGAYLYTVDGARIVDLVLAYGPLILGHKHPRVLEAIEEALARGWLYGAPGEAEVLLAEKILGYVKKGGMIRFVNSGTEATMTAIRLARGYTGRDLILKFDGCYHGSHDAVLVAAGSAAAHYGVPTSAGVPEAVARLTLVSPYNDVEALERVFADYGDRIAGVIVEPVIANAGVIPPRREFLTALQRLSRESGALLILDEVVTGFRLGLEGAQGYFNIEGDIIVLGKIIGGGFPVGAVAGSREVMSLLTPQGKVFNAGTFNAHPITMAAGLATLKALEEEPVYRVSREAAKALEEAASEVLDRTGLPYTINRVESMMQLFIGVEEVSNAAQARKADQKLYVKLHEEMLRRGVFIAPSNLEAVFTGLPHQSEALEIAVEVLRNSLKTVLGS; encoded by the coding sequence TTGGCATCAGGCGAGAAGAGTAGAATGCTCTTCGAGAGGGCTAAGGAGCTATTCCCGGGAAGCGTCAATAGCCCGGTTAGGGCTGCCGTCAAGCCCTATCCCTTTTACGTTGAGAGGGGGGAGGGCGCTTACTTGTACACCGTAGACGGCGCCAGGATCGTTGACCTGGTGCTAGCCTACGGCCCCCTCATACTAGGCCATAAGCACCCCAGGGTTTTAGAGGCGATAGAGGAGGCCCTGGCCCGGGGGTGGCTGTACGGGGCGCCCGGCGAAGCCGAGGTCCTCCTGGCAGAGAAGATACTAGGCTATGTTAAGAAGGGGGGTATGATAAGGTTCGTCAATTCAGGTACAGAGGCCACAATGACAGCCATAAGGCTTGCTAGAGGGTACACTGGGAGAGACCTCATACTGAAGTTCGACGGGTGCTACCACGGCAGCCATGATGCTGTTCTCGTTGCAGCTGGGAGCGCGGCTGCACACTACGGCGTCCCTACCAGCGCGGGGGTGCCTGAGGCTGTCGCCAGGCTAACCCTTGTCTCCCCGTATAACGATGTCGAGGCTCTGGAACGCGTCTTCGCCGATTATGGAGACAGGATAGCGGGAGTCATAGTAGAGCCTGTTATAGCTAATGCTGGGGTTATACCTCCCCGCAGGGAATTCCTAACGGCCCTCCAGAGGCTTTCCAGAGAAAGTGGGGCGCTTCTGATCCTGGATGAGGTGGTTACAGGGTTCAGGCTCGGCCTCGAAGGGGCTCAAGGCTACTTCAACATTGAAGGTGACATAATTGTTCTGGGCAAGATAATAGGCGGCGGCTTCCCGGTCGGCGCTGTGGCAGGGTCTAGGGAGGTGATGAGCCTCCTAACACCCCAGGGCAAGGTGTTCAACGCGGGAACGTTCAACGCGCACCCCATAACCATGGCTGCCGGGCTGGCCACGCTGAAGGCTCTCGAGGAGGAGCCGGTCTACCGTGTTTCGAGGGAAGCGGCAAAAGCTCTCGAGGAGGCGGCATCCGAGGTCCTCGACAGGACGGGCTTACCCTACACTATAAACAGGGTGGAGAGCATGATGCAGCTTTTCATAGGAGTCGAGGAGGTTTCCAACGCTGCCCAGGCGAGAAAGGCTGATCAGAAGCTCTACGTCAAGCTCCACGAAGAGATGCTCAGGAGGGGCGTATTTATAGCTCCCTCGAACCTGGAGGCAGTATTCACGGGCCTCCCACACCAGAGTGAGGCCCTAGAGATTGCGGTTGAGGTCCTCAGGAACTCGCTCAAGACGGTGCTGGGGTCTTGA
- the hemC gene encoding hydroxymethylbilane synthase, with translation MKVAARGSRLSLLQVEQALEELSRYAGVSVHWEVVRVKSTGDVWSDRPLESIGVVGVFTREVDRAVASGAADIAVHSLKDMPTSGYGGPLKIVYIASRPSARDALISRQGPGRVEDLEPGSTIGTSSARRRALSLHYNPRIRVENLRGNLDTRLKKLREGLYDAILASEAGLIRLGVDVEYTPLDPSYFPPAPGQGFVAVVARVGSEVEKMLRDLDKPPWWHVAWAERGVLEGASAGCRTPVAAYAEPLGGSMVRVTAAALSPDGARAYWARAEGRIEEARRIGVSLGEELSRVVEGWHKTGGGS, from the coding sequence GTGAAGGTGGCGGCGAGAGGGAGTAGGCTCAGCCTCCTGCAGGTAGAGCAGGCCCTGGAAGAGCTCTCCAGGTACGCGGGAGTCTCGGTGCACTGGGAGGTGGTGAGGGTGAAGAGCACTGGCGACGTGTGGAGCGACAGGCCGCTGGAGTCAATTGGAGTCGTAGGGGTGTTCACGAGGGAGGTCGACAGGGCCGTGGCGTCTGGGGCTGCAGACATTGCCGTTCATAGCCTGAAGGACATGCCAACCAGCGGTTACGGTGGCCCTCTCAAAATAGTCTACATAGCCAGCAGGCCGTCCGCCAGAGATGCCCTCATATCACGACAAGGCCCTGGGAGGGTCGAGGACCTGGAGCCCGGTTCAACCATAGGCACATCCAGCGCGAGGAGGAGGGCTCTCTCCCTCCACTACAACCCGAGGATCAGGGTGGAGAACCTCAGGGGCAACCTAGACACGAGGCTGAAGAAGCTTAGGGAGGGCCTCTACGACGCCATACTTGCCTCGGAGGCGGGCCTCATAAGGCTAGGCGTCGACGTAGAGTACACGCCCCTAGACCCGAGCTACTTCCCCCCAGCGCCCGGCCAGGGGTTCGTGGCTGTCGTAGCCAGGGTTGGGAGCGAGGTCGAGAAGATGCTACGAGATTTGGACAAGCCCCCATGGTGGCATGTGGCCTGGGCTGAGAGGGGTGTGCTTGAGGGGGCGAGTGCTGGCTGTAGAACCCCTGTAGCCGCATATGCTGAGCCGCTGGGCGGGAGCATGGTTAGGGTGACCGCCGCCGCCCTCTCGCCAGACGGAGCCAGAGCCTACTGGGCTAGAGCCGAGGGGAGGATCGAGGAGGCTAGGAGAATCGGCGTCAGTCTTGGAGAGGAGCTGTCACGGGTTGTGGAGGGCTGGCATAAAACAGGAGGTGGCTCTTAA
- the hemB gene encoding porphobilinogen synthase, with protein MQRSSEAWLRELAASGFSFPRVRARRLRIHPGVRSLVAETRLDPSMFILPLFVEDGLKSPKPLRGLPGHYKYPPESRELVELVSRALDLGVRNFLIFGTPGMRNFEGSEAWSPRGPVQRAIRFIRGEMGWKPVVMADVCLCGYTDHGHCGYPRETPRGVLIENDRSIEAYGRVSVSLAEAGADFVAPSGMMDGQVAAIRRALDEAGYTEVGIMSYSAKYASGFYGPFRDVMDSSPRFGDRRSYQMDPRNRFEAVKEVLLDAVEGADIVMVKPALSYLDVISEVKRSIPWLPLAAYNVSGEYLMLKAAAEKGLVDYETLMLEVLTSIARAGADAVITYHALEAAEALKSSKTPF; from the coding sequence TTGCAGAGGAGCAGCGAGGCCTGGCTCAGGGAGCTTGCCGCATCAGGCTTCTCCTTCCCCCGGGTTAGAGCCAGAAGGCTGAGGATCCACCCCGGTGTCAGAAGCCTGGTTGCAGAAACTAGGCTAGACCCTTCAATGTTTATACTCCCCCTGTTCGTCGAGGACGGCCTCAAGTCTCCCAAGCCCCTGAGAGGGCTTCCAGGACATTACAAATACCCGCCCGAGTCGCGCGAGCTGGTGGAGCTTGTCTCCCGCGCGCTAGACCTCGGCGTAAGGAACTTCCTCATCTTCGGCACACCGGGTATGAGGAACTTCGAAGGATCCGAGGCCTGGAGCCCCCGGGGGCCCGTGCAGCGGGCTATAAGGTTCATCAGGGGGGAGATGGGTTGGAAGCCCGTGGTTATGGCGGACGTCTGCCTCTGCGGCTACACAGACCACGGCCACTGCGGCTATCCCAGGGAGACGCCCAGGGGGGTTCTAATAGAGAATGACAGGTCTATAGAGGCTTATGGTAGGGTGTCCGTCAGCCTAGCCGAGGCAGGGGCCGACTTTGTAGCCCCCTCGGGCATGATGGACGGCCAGGTTGCCGCCATTAGGAGGGCGCTGGACGAGGCTGGCTACACTGAAGTTGGTATCATGAGTTACAGCGCGAAGTACGCCAGCGGCTTCTACGGGCCCTTTAGGGATGTTATGGACTCGTCGCCGCGCTTCGGTGATAGGAGGAGCTACCAGATGGACCCTAGGAATAGGTTTGAGGCTGTTAAGGAGGTTCTCCTCGACGCTGTCGAAGGTGCGGACATCGTCATGGTGAAGCCCGCCCTCAGCTACCTGGACGTTATAAGCGAGGTTAAGAGGAGCATCCCCTGGCTCCCCCTCGCCGCTTACAACGTTAGCGGCGAGTACCTCATGCTCAAAGCGGCCGCCGAGAAAGGGCTGGTAGACTATGAGACCCTCATGCTGGAGGTCCTCACAAGCATAGCGAGGGCAGGAGCCGACGCCGTAATAACGTACCACGCCCTCGAGGCGGCCGAAGCCCTCAAGAGCAGTAAGACACCCTTCTAG
- the mptA gene encoding GTP cyclohydrolase MptA has product MDVQDLKPPKPLYLERVGFRGVRRRTLLETPEGPITLDLELDVYVDLDRSKRGVHLSRNIEAVEAVVSERRARSIEGLLRAIAKELLSRHGYAEKATVRARTRYYIDLEAAGIKGREPVGVAVTVSLTRSGVERWRVAVSVRGMTVCPSAQTTIAEEEGIRDPSKAPSHSQKVLLKGTVDTEKVMVRIEDLARALLLSFSAPTFTLLKKPQEARLILEAFTRPMFVEDVVREAAWRIAAIPYIPGDALLQVEAVSLESIHPHDLVAMLRSRVSEVRSLEPERS; this is encoded by the coding sequence ATGGACGTCCAGGACCTGAAGCCGCCCAAGCCCCTCTACCTGGAGAGGGTCGGCTTCCGGGGGGTTAGGAGGAGGACATTGCTGGAGACTCCTGAGGGGCCTATAACGCTTGACCTAGAGCTAGACGTGTATGTAGACCTGGACAGGAGCAAACGGGGGGTCCACCTCTCAAGGAACATCGAGGCTGTGGAGGCGGTAGTCTCGGAGAGGAGGGCGAGGAGTATAGAGGGGCTGCTGAGGGCCATAGCCAAAGAGCTGCTCTCAAGGCACGGCTACGCTGAGAAGGCCACTGTAAGGGCGAGGACGCGGTACTACATAGACCTCGAAGCCGCGGGTATTAAGGGGCGCGAGCCCGTGGGCGTGGCGGTCACAGTCTCCCTAACCAGGTCTGGTGTAGAGAGGTGGCGGGTCGCCGTTTCCGTGAGGGGGATGACAGTCTGCCCCAGCGCCCAGACAACTATAGCGGAGGAAGAGGGGATCAGAGACCCCTCGAAAGCCCCGAGCCACAGCCAGAAGGTTCTCCTGAAGGGCACGGTAGACACCGAGAAGGTTATGGTCAGGATAGAGGACCTCGCGAGAGCCCTCCTCCTAAGCTTCTCGGCACCCACGTTCACACTACTAAAGAAGCCGCAGGAGGCTAGGCTGATCCTCGAGGCGTTCACAAGACCTATGTTCGTGGAGGACGTTGTCCGGGAGGCGGCCTGGAGGATAGCGGCGATCCCCTACATACCCGGCGATGCGCTGCTGCAGGTTGAGGCCGTTAGCCTGGAGAGCATCCATCCGCACGACCTAGTGGCCATGCTTAGGAGCAGGGTTTCCGAGGTGAGGAGCCTCGAGCCGGAGCGCAGCTAG
- the pheT gene encoding phenylalanine--tRNA ligase subunit beta translates to MPVIRVRKERLEDLTGLGLGELEELLFRLKCEVEQPEEGVLEVEVNPDRPDMFIGEGIARAVKGIAGLEEGWRPPEVVEAPVLLRVERVPQRPYIGAAVVYGVSVDELFLEELIQFQEKLHDSLGRRRAKIAIGFHDLAKLPSNIVEYKLLPIDTRMKPLGYGGSEMSFREFLLVDEKGNLYGGLAAKDDSHPFLLSGGEVIAAPPVINSEITRVEPGTRDLFIDVTGTSAELVAKTLDIIVTSLAERRGARVGMVRLEGSSTAWGSTPLLSEAKRTLDPRSVSKLLGVKVSPEDAALHLRRMRHNATPKGGVVEVRVPPFRADILGEVDLAEDIAISIGYEALGRRWPGKFHGGSLRWETQVYRAVKDLLVGLGFTEVVQLVLTSPRLVEAAGFSGIAVEVLNPVQQEYSVLRPTLLITLLQTLRENQHRRKPVKVFEAGSTVYLEDGEPRDEERLALGVLDEEAGFEDVQAPVYAVLRIIGVEFEVGEASHPMFMEGRAAVIRVGGETLGYIGEVKPEVLEAFGLEYPVAAAEISLEVLARWTSRT, encoded by the coding sequence GTGCCGGTGATCAGGGTTAGGAAGGAGAGGCTGGAGGACCTCACAGGCCTTGGCTTAGGGGAGCTGGAGGAGCTCCTCTTTAGACTGAAGTGTGAGGTCGAGCAGCCGGAGGAGGGCGTGCTGGAGGTGGAGGTCAATCCTGACAGGCCCGACATGTTCATAGGAGAGGGTATAGCGAGGGCGGTCAAGGGTATCGCGGGGCTCGAGGAGGGCTGGAGGCCGCCGGAGGTTGTCGAGGCCCCGGTCCTCCTGAGGGTTGAGAGGGTGCCGCAGAGGCCCTATATAGGGGCCGCAGTTGTGTACGGGGTTAGCGTCGACGAGCTATTCCTCGAGGAGCTCATACAGTTCCAGGAGAAGCTGCACGACTCTCTGGGGAGGAGGAGGGCCAAGATAGCAATAGGCTTCCACGACCTGGCGAAGCTCCCCTCAAACATTGTGGAGTACAAGCTCCTACCCATAGACACTCGGATGAAACCCCTAGGCTACGGAGGCTCCGAGATGAGCTTCAGGGAGTTCCTACTAGTAGACGAGAAGGGGAACCTCTACGGCGGCCTAGCGGCGAAAGACGACAGCCACCCCTTCCTCCTCTCCGGAGGCGAGGTCATAGCAGCCCCTCCAGTTATAAACAGTGAGATAACCCGCGTCGAGCCCGGTACTAGAGACCTCTTCATAGACGTCACAGGAACGTCGGCAGAGCTCGTCGCGAAGACCCTAGACATAATAGTAACCAGCCTCGCCGAGAGGAGGGGCGCCAGGGTTGGCATGGTAAGGCTAGAGGGGTCTAGTACAGCCTGGGGTTCAACACCCCTGCTATCAGAGGCTAAACGGACTCTAGACCCGCGGTCGGTCTCCAAGCTCCTCGGGGTTAAGGTGTCGCCCGAGGATGCAGCCCTCCACCTCAGGAGGATGAGGCACAACGCGACGCCCAAGGGGGGTGTCGTAGAGGTTAGGGTGCCCCCCTTCAGGGCTGACATTCTAGGCGAGGTCGACCTGGCCGAGGATATAGCGATCTCCATAGGCTACGAGGCACTAGGTCGCCGGTGGCCTGGCAAGTTCCACGGCGGCAGCCTCAGGTGGGAGACCCAGGTTTACAGGGCCGTCAAGGACCTGCTCGTCGGCCTTGGCTTCACAGAGGTGGTGCAGCTGGTGCTGACTAGCCCGAGGCTTGTCGAGGCCGCTGGCTTCTCCGGCATTGCAGTCGAGGTGCTAAACCCTGTCCAGCAGGAGTACAGCGTCCTGAGGCCCACACTATTGATAACCCTGCTTCAAACCCTTAGGGAGAACCAGCATAGGCGGAAGCCGGTGAAGGTTTTCGAGGCTGGCAGTACTGTCTACCTTGAGGATGGGGAGCCGCGTGACGAGGAGAGGCTCGCCCTGGGCGTTCTAGACGAGGAGGCTGGTTTCGAGGACGTGCAGGCCCCTGTTTACGCTGTTCTGAGGATCATCGGCGTCGAGTTCGAGGTCGGAGAGGCGAGCCACCCAATGTTCATGGAGGGGAGGGCCGCCGTTATCAGGGTCGGCGGCGAGACGCTGGGGTATATAGGAGAGGTTAAGCCCGAGGTCCTCGAAGCCTTCGGCCTGGAGTATCCTGTGGCCGCGGCTGAGATCTCGCTAGAGGTGCTGGCTAGATGGACGTCCAGGACCTGA
- a CDS encoding phenylalanine--tRNA ligase subunit alpha, which yields MEVTLSQGEYRLLRLMAERGFREGTLEEAAKILGVDKSSLASLSNLLAEKGVVEVKERVEEHYVLTERGRDALERGLPEEKLVLFLAGRGGEASVEEVRRALGEEAGIALGQAARKGLVVIAGGVVRLAVDQAEALKTITPLKKLLENVASGSKPTDGGELLREALSRGLIRREARRSIVLRVKVNPEEALARARVEAAGLTRDMLKSGEWRRLRFKTYNVKAEPPRVLPARRHFLAEFIERLRDILRELGFREVRGPLVELELFNFDVLFQAQDHPAREIHDSLWIKSPRRGDLSGYSDLVERVASVHERGWKYRWSSEVASRYILRSQTTAVSARILATRPNPPARFFTVGKVFRSDAVGPTRLPEFHQLDGIEGDEGYTFRDLLGRLDEIASMLGLKLKFKPAYFPFTEPSVEGYVRLPNGRWLELFGAGMFRPEVLEAVGVDYPVGAWGFGIERLAMAFYGVSDIRKLYTRDVDEVRGMRVRWF from the coding sequence TTGGAAGTTACTTTAAGCCAGGGCGAGTACAGGCTGTTAAGGCTCATGGCTGAGAGGGGGTTCAGGGAGGGTACGCTCGAGGAAGCCGCCAAGATACTCGGCGTCGACAAGAGCAGCCTGGCCAGCCTCTCAAACCTACTGGCAGAAAAGGGTGTAGTCGAGGTCAAGGAGAGGGTTGAGGAGCATTATGTATTAACCGAGAGGGGTAGGGATGCGTTAGAGCGGGGGCTGCCCGAGGAGAAGCTAGTCCTCTTCCTAGCAGGCAGGGGTGGGGAGGCTAGTGTTGAGGAGGTTAGGAGGGCTCTAGGAGAGGAGGCGGGCATAGCACTGGGCCAGGCCGCTAGGAAGGGGTTGGTGGTGATAGCCGGGGGTGTAGTGAGGCTGGCCGTAGATCAGGCCGAGGCTCTTAAGACGATAACTCCCCTGAAAAAACTATTAGAGAACGTTGCCTCAGGTTCTAAGCCCACAGACGGGGGTGAGCTGCTTAGAGAGGCTTTGAGCAGAGGTCTCATTAGAAGGGAGGCTAGGCGGAGCATAGTTCTGAGGGTGAAGGTAAACCCCGAGGAGGCCCTGGCCAGGGCGAGGGTTGAGGCCGCAGGTCTCACAAGGGATATGCTGAAGAGCGGCGAGTGGAGGCGGCTCAGGTTCAAGACGTACAACGTGAAGGCCGAGCCCCCGAGGGTTCTGCCGGCCCGCCGACACTTCTTAGCCGAGTTCATAGAGAGGTTAAGGGATATATTGAGGGAGCTTGGCTTCAGAGAGGTCCGCGGCCCCCTTGTCGAGCTGGAGCTATTCAACTTCGACGTGCTATTCCAGGCCCAGGACCACCCGGCCAGGGAGATACACGACAGTCTCTGGATAAAAAGCCCCAGGCGGGGTGACCTCTCAGGCTACTCGGACCTGGTGGAGAGGGTGGCGTCTGTCCACGAGAGAGGCTGGAAGTACAGGTGGAGCTCCGAAGTTGCCTCACGCTACATACTCAGAAGCCAGACCACGGCAGTATCCGCAAGGATACTAGCGACAAGGCCCAACCCGCCCGCCAGGTTCTTTACAGTGGGGAAGGTTTTCAGGAGCGACGCCGTAGGGCCCACGAGGCTCCCAGAGTTCCACCAGCTCGACGGGATAGAGGGGGATGAGGGCTACACTTTCAGGGACCTCCTTGGCAGGCTCGACGAGATAGCCTCGATGCTTGGTCTCAAGCTGAAGTTCAAGCCAGCCTACTTCCCCTTCACCGAGCCCAGCGTAGAGGGCTATGTGAGACTCCCTAACGGGAGGTGGCTGGAGCTATTCGGGGCTGGAATGTTCAGGCCCGAGGTCCTGGAGGCGGTCGGCGTCGACTACCCCGTGGGGGCCTGGGGCTTTGGTATTGAGAGGCTGGCGATGGCTTTCTACGGGGTGAGCGATATACGCAAACTCTACACTAGAGACGTCGACGAGGTTAGAGGTATGAGGGTGAGGTGGTTCTAG
- a CDS encoding MBL fold metallo-hydrolase, whose protein sequence is MEGCGARVTSKGAILLGCSFAADAYHRRPVRIVTHAHEDHMKGLSRSVRESLLIIATPYTFRFLEVLGKRVPPERRVELPYGASLDFDGERVTLVKARHIAGSAQVLVETGHGRFGYTSDFKMPGTPPLQDLDILVVDATYGSPRLQRRWSEWDAIAALIEIIDRFVGEGPVWIYGYNGKLQEVMAQLRLRGVDYPFVADEKTYRLSLIASEFYGVDLGEVEIYTGGPIDYSAVVFLHMTRLNSIRRFPGVHVRLTGWEMRAPAAWSGDRMINVSFSDHATFREIIDYIREAGPKRVIVDAYRGSDAWFTAKYIEKVLGIRSEAQP, encoded by the coding sequence TTGGAAGGCTGCGGCGCCAGAGTCACCAGCAAGGGGGCAATACTACTAGGCTGCAGCTTTGCCGCCGACGCCTACCATAGAAGGCCCGTTAGGATAGTCACACATGCTCATGAAGACCACATGAAGGGGCTCTCACGGAGCGTGAGAGAGAGCCTTCTCATAATAGCCACCCCATACACCTTTAGGTTTCTCGAGGTACTGGGGAAGAGGGTGCCTCCCGAGAGGAGGGTCGAACTCCCCTACGGGGCCTCGCTGGATTTCGACGGTGAAAGGGTGACGCTAGTCAAGGCAAGGCATATAGCAGGCAGCGCCCAGGTCTTAGTGGAGACGGGCCACGGCAGGTTTGGCTACACGAGCGATTTCAAAATGCCCGGTACACCACCCCTCCAGGACCTCGACATCCTAGTAGTTGACGCCACGTATGGTAGCCCCAGACTCCAGAGGAGGTGGAGCGAGTGGGACGCCATAGCCGCTCTCATAGAGATAATAGACAGGTTCGTGGGGGAAGGGCCAGTGTGGATATACGGGTACAACGGTAAACTCCAGGAGGTCATGGCGCAGCTACGGCTAAGGGGCGTGGACTACCCTTTCGTGGCCGACGAGAAGACTTACAGGCTCTCCCTCATAGCCAGCGAGTTCTACGGGGTAGACCTAGGAGAGGTGGAGATCTACACCGGAGGCCCAATAGACTATTCGGCAGTAGTGTTCCTCCACATGACAAGGCTCAACAGTATCAGGAGATTTCCCGGGGTCCACGTCAGGCTGACTGGCTGGGAGATGAGAGCCCCCGCCGCGTGGTCGGGAGATAGGATGATAAACGTTTCCTTCAGCGACCATGCAACATTCAGGGAGATCATAGACTACATCAGGGAAGCCGGGCCGAAGAGGGTTATCGTGGACGCCTACAGGGGTAGCGACGCCTGGTTCACCGCGAAATATATCGAGAAGGTCTTGGGAATACGTTCTGAAGCTCAGCCCTAA
- a CDS encoding glutamyl-tRNA reductase, with translation MIDRLAMIGVNVKTSSREHVARLEKEWEKHLDTIGYASRGTIIIATCNRFEVYLDSPSRLVEDLASTIASPGGEGLVRLQGINAARHLFRVASGLESQIIGDHEVLGQVRRAWLKSREKGFTTPLLDEVFHRALKTGARVRSETGISSGGVGYSSAAVSLAASLLGGGLNGARVGIVGAGMASVGIARALCTRWRPRVVAVFNRTPERAWEVAVKCRGVESLVLPLDELAKLLKELDALFVAIAGSTNILERGRIERSVSPRVIVDISNPPVTPKVAGRVFHMPEVEEEAKRIMEERLRWLPTAEAIIEEELEALLDALSRRRARESSRSVMRALSILAEREYERTLASLRNGVDPREAVDLALNSYTKKVGGALRRLLEEASNRGKLSLEDIEAILVSEFARIAENSGFKTVAPGEVGLSVKRGGCQR, from the coding sequence ATGATAGACAGGCTCGCCATGATAGGGGTAAACGTTAAGACCTCCTCCAGGGAGCACGTGGCCAGGCTTGAGAAAGAGTGGGAGAAACACCTAGACACTATAGGTTATGCATCGAGGGGCACCATCATAATAGCAACGTGCAACAGGTTCGAGGTCTATCTAGACAGCCCATCCCGGCTAGTGGAGGACCTCGCCTCCACCATAGCCTCCCCCGGTGGAGAAGGCCTGGTAAGGCTACAAGGTATCAATGCCGCCAGACACCTCTTCAGAGTGGCCTCGGGCCTCGAGTCTCAGATAATAGGTGATCACGAGGTCCTAGGACAGGTGCGCAGAGCCTGGCTTAAGTCTAGGGAGAAGGGGTTCACCACGCCTCTGCTCGACGAGGTGTTCCACAGGGCTCTCAAGACTGGGGCCAGGGTTAGAAGCGAGACGGGCATATCGTCGGGTGGAGTGGGGTACTCCAGCGCGGCGGTGTCTCTAGCAGCCAGCCTCCTAGGAGGTGGGCTTAACGGGGCGAGAGTTGGCATAGTGGGGGCGGGCATGGCTTCCGTAGGCATAGCCAGAGCATTGTGCACCAGGTGGAGACCGAGAGTTGTAGCGGTGTTTAACAGGACTCCCGAGAGGGCTTGGGAGGTCGCTGTCAAGTGCAGGGGCGTGGAATCCCTGGTACTACCGCTTGACGAGCTGGCGAAGCTTCTAAAAGAGTTAGACGCTCTCTTCGTCGCCATAGCAGGCTCTACCAATATTCTGGAGAGAGGGAGGATTGAGAGGAGCGTGAGCCCCAGAGTTATAGTAGACATCTCAAACCCGCCGGTTACCCCGAAGGTGGCGGGCAGGGTTTTCCATATGCCCGAGGTTGAGGAGGAGGCTAAGAGGATAATGGAGGAGAGGCTGCGTTGGCTCCCCACAGCCGAGGCGATAATAGAGGAGGAGCTGGAGGCCCTGCTGGATGCCCTCTCTAGGAGAAGGGCTAGAGAGTCTTCGAGATCCGTCATGAGGGCCCTCTCCATACTCGCCGAGAGGGAGTATGAAAGAACGCTTGCTAGCCTTAGGAACGGCGTCGACCCCCGCGAGGCCGTGGATCTCGCACTCAACTCCTACACAAAAAAAGTAGGGGGCGCGTTGAGAAGGCTTCTCGAAGAGGCAAGTAACAGGGGTAAACTGTCGCTGGAGGACATAGAGGCTATACTAGTCAGCGAGTTCGCTAGGATAGCCGAGAACTCCGGGTTTAAAACGGTAGCACCAGGTGAAGTGGGGTTATCTGTAAAGAGAGGCGGCTGCCAGCGCTAA